The following proteins are co-located in the Hyla sarda isolate aHylSar1 unplaced genomic scaffold, aHylSar1.hap1 scaffold_259, whole genome shotgun sequence genome:
- the LOC130324099 gene encoding fructosamine-3-kinase-like isoform X1 produces MEAQLKNVLQTSVLTPCGHIQGGCISEAWKYETDRGRVFVKWNQRDQAMTMFRGEIASLAAIRRTCTVRVPTPITLAELPAGGALLIMKCLELRPICRFAGKLGEQLADLHVHNMRMKMQQNCGTIGQCPDGLRPVDKFGFHTTTCCGYIPQENEWQEDWATFFVSQRLQPQVQLIEKDYGDRTLLGLWSELQMKAHKAFRDTVLVPSLLHGDLWEANVAEDDQGPVLFDPASFYGHSEFDLSVGEMFGEHCEDFYQAYHRRIPRSPGFALRRLLYQLFHSLNNWNHFGAVFRRRTLDLARTLLQIL; encoded by the exons ATGGAGGCGCAGCTGAAGAATGTTCTCCAGACATCCGTCCTCACCCCATGTGGACACATACAGGGCGGGTGTATCAGCGAGGCGTGGAAGTATGAGACCGACCGGGGCCGAGTGTTTGTAAAGTGGAATCAAAGAGATCAG GCTATGACAATGTTCAGAGGGGAAATTGCAAGTTTAGCGGCAATAAGGAGAACATGTACTGTGCGTGTACCCACTCCCATCACGTTGGCCGAGCTCCCAGCAGGAGGCGCTCTTCTTATTATGAAATGTCTGGAGCTCCGACCTATCTGCAG ATTTGCTGGAAAACTGGGGGAGCAGCTGGCGGATCTACACGTCCATAATATGAGAATGAAAATGCAGCAAAACTGCGGGACTATAG GACAATGTCCGGACGGTCTGCGGCCCGTGGATAAGTTCGGGTTTCACACTACGACCTGTTGCGGATACATCCCACAG GAGAACGAGTGGCAGGAGGACTGGGCGACCTTCTTTGTGTCTCAGCGTCTGCAGCCGCAAGTCCAGTTGATCGAGAAGGACTATGGGGACCGGACTCTTCTGGGACTGTGGTCTGAGCTGCAG ATGAAGGCCCATAAAGCCTTCAGAGATACTGTCCTCGTTCCCTCTCTCTTACACGGGGACCTATGGGAGGCCAACGTTGCGGAGGATGACCAGGGCCCGGTTCTCTTTGACCCCGCCTCCTTCTATGGACACTCTGAGTTTGACTTGTCGGTGGGTGAGATGTTTGGAGAGCACTGTGAGGACTTCTACCAGGCGTACCACAGGAGGATCCCCAGGTCTCCCGGCTTCGCCCTCCGGCGCCTCCTCTACCAGCTCTTCCACTCCCTGAATAACTGGAACCACTTTGGCGCGGTGTTCAGGAGACGCACCCTGGACCTGGCCAGAACCCTCCTCCAGATCTTGTGA
- the LOC130324098 gene encoding ketosamine-3-kinase-like, producing the protein MEALLKKEMGLSRVKRSGHSGGGCISQGQSYDTDCGCYYVKCNHKAEARKMFEGEMASLEAILQTGTIRAPKPVKVIDQPSGGAMLVMEHLDMRSLNRQSARLGEQLADLHLHNQRLREKLEKESGIVGKGPGQTDVGYVDKFGFHVATCCGFIPLVNEWQEDWVMFYTRQRIQHQMDLMEKTYGDREARELWAQVQVTVPQLFSGVVVVPSLLHGDLWGGNVAELDTGPVIFDPASFYGHSEFELAIAGMFGGFGSSFYSAYHSKIPKTPGSDKRLKFYQLFHYLNHWNHFGGGYRGSSLSTMRSLLK; encoded by the exons ATGGAGGCGCTGCTGAAGAAGGAGATGGGTCTGTCCCGGGTGAAGAGGTCCGGTCACTCCGGAGGGGGCTGCATCAGTCAGGGCCAGAGCTACGACACCGACTGCGGGTGCTACTATGTCAAGTGCAACCACAAGGCTGAG gCGAGAAAGATGTTTGAGGGAGAGATGGCGAGCCTGGAGGCCATCCTGCAGACTGGCACCATCAGAGCCCCCAAACCGGTAAAGGTCATCGATCAGCCATCGGGGGGCGCTATGCTGGTGATGGAGCACCTGGACATGAGAAGCCTCAATAG GCAGTCTGCACGTCTAGGGGAGCAGCTCGCCGACCTTCACCTCCATAACCAGCGGCTACGAGAAAAGCTGGAGAAAGAGAGCGGCATTGTGG GTAAAGGCCCCGGACAGACGGACGTTGGGTATGTGGATAAGTTCGGTTTCCACGTGGCGACCTGCTGTGGGTTCATCCCCCTG GTGAATGAGTGGCAGGAGGATTGGGTCATGTTCTACACCCGCCAGAGAATACAGCACCAGATGGACCTGATGGAGAAGACGTATGGAGACAGAGAAGCCAGGGAGCTATGGGCACAAGTACAG GTGACGGTCCCTCAGCTCTTCTCCGGGGTGGTCGTGGTCCCGTCTCTTCTTCACGGTGACCTGTGGGGAGGGAACGTTGCGGAGCTGGACACCGGACCGGTGATATTTGACCCCGCCTCCTTCTACGGACACTCGGAGTTTGAGCTGGCCATCGCCGGCATGTTCGGGGGCTTCGGCTCCTCCTTTTACTCCGCCTACCATTCCAAAATCCCCAAGACCCCCGGATCCGACAAGCGGCTGAAGTTCTACCAACTCTTCCACTATCTGAACCACTGGAACCATTTTGGGGGCGGCTACCGGGGGTCCTCGCTGAGCACCATGAGAAGCCTTCTGAAGTGA
- the LOC130324097 gene encoding E3 ubiquitin/ISG15 ligase TRIM25-like translates to MESAHLNEDLTCSICLNIYTEPVTLRCGHNFCRECIDHVLERPGQYRCPECRAEFAERPALQRNIALHNIAERFRSTYLEGAATSSTYCIHGAVVALKSCVHCEAALCEGHLRVHSESPEHVLVEPSCSLEARRCPTHKIPEYCLQNASCMCLSCRLIGEHVGDKVVSMGKISNQEEQESISDVTQQPGVKKDKLPRKMGHLEEDLERKDHQDDNICNTGNCAKSIDGGDVATSDPEEVPVWTMLRKRFVNLLNYLGNICLREESSPEPCRRVNRGFQDLLLDIEAAGVYVEILEGLRTVLWTGGIHRYPESPKRFRVTQVLSVASFDSGKHKWKLETSRLGNWRLGVSYGSTARRGFQSIIGNNQKSWCLLRSRSKYSVIHNEKEIQLSHKPSCCLIGIVLDYDAGQLSFYELGNPIRHLCTFTASFTEPLHAAVWVYKAWVRIRLYDYIPRDPSARSQ, encoded by the coding sequence TTCTGCCGGGAGTGCATTGACCATGTGCTGGAGCGGCCTGGACAGTATCGGTGTCCGGAGTGCAGAGCAGAGTTTGCAGAACGTCCTGCTCTTCAGAGGAACATTGCTCTGCACAACATAGCAGAACGATTCCGCTCCACTTATCTGGAAGGAGCTGCCACCTCCAGCACTTACTGCATACATGGTGCTGTGGTCGCACTTAAATCCTGCGTCCATTGTGAAGCCGCTCTGTGTGAGGGACATCTAAGAGTCCACAGCGAGTCTCCAGAGCACGTCCTGGTGGAACCCAGCTGCTCCTTGGAGGCAAGAAGATGTCCAACGCATAAGATCCCAGAGTATTGCTTGCAAAATGCTTCTTGTATGTGTTTGTCCTGCAGACTAATAGGAGAACATGTAGGGGACAAGGTGGTCTCCATGGGGAAAATCTCCAACCAAGAAGAGCAAGAGTCCATCTCTGATGTCACCCAACAGCCAGGGGTGAAGAAAGACAAGCTGCCTAGGAAGATGGGTCACCTGGAGGAGGATCTGGAAAGAAAAGACCACCAAGATGATAACATCTGTAATACTGGGAACTGTGCAAAGTCCATAGATGGTGGAGATGTGGCTACAAGTGACCCTGAAGAAGTTCCAGTCTGGACTATGTTAAGAAAGAGGTTTGTAAATCTTCTCAATTACCTGGGAAACATATGTTTACGTGAAGAATCCTCTCCAGAGCCATGCAGAAGGGTCAACAGAGGCTTCCAAGACTTATTACTAGACATTGAGGCGGCTGGTGTGTATGTGGAGATACTAGAAGGTCTCCGGACTGTCCTCTGGACTGGTGGAATCCATAGATACCCAGAGTCACCGAAGAGATTCAGGGTCACCCAGGTGTTGAGTGTCGCCAGTTTTGACTCTGGGAAGCATAAATGGAAACTGGAGACCAGTAGGTTGGGGAACTGGAGGCTGGGGGTAAGCTACGGCAGCACGGCCAGGAGAGGCTTCCAGTCCATCATAGGGAATAACCAGAAGTCTTGGTGCTTATTACGATCCAGGAGTAAATATTCCGTGATCCACAATGAAAAAGAGATTCAGTTAAGCCACAAACCATCCTGTTGTCTGATCGGGATTGTCCTGGATTATGACGCCGGGCAGTTGTCCTTTTATGAGCTCGGTAACCCAATAAGGCATCTGTGCACCTTCACCGCCAGCTTCACCGAGCcccttcatgctgcagtctgggtATATAAGGCTTGGGTGAGGATCAGACTTTATGATTACATCCCTAGAGACCCCTCAGCCAGATCCCAATAA
- the LOC130324099 gene encoding fructosamine-3-kinase-like isoform X2 encodes MEAQLKNVLQTSVLTPCGHIQGGCISEAWKYETDRGRVFVKWNQRDQAMTMFRGEIASLAAIRRTCTVRVPTPITLAELPAGGALLIMKCLELRPICRFAGKLGEQLADLHVHNMRMKMQQNCGTIGERTWRQCPDGLRPVDKFGFHTTTCCGYIPQENEWQEDWATFFVSQRLQPQVQLIEKDYGDRTLLGLWSELQMKAHKAFRDTVLVPSLLHGDLWEANVAEDDQGPVLFDPASFYGHSEFDLSVGEMFGEHCEDFYQAYHRRIPRSPGFALRRLLYQLFHSLNNWNHFGAVFRRRTLDLARTLLQIL; translated from the exons ATGGAGGCGCAGCTGAAGAATGTTCTCCAGACATCCGTCCTCACCCCATGTGGACACATACAGGGCGGGTGTATCAGCGAGGCGTGGAAGTATGAGACCGACCGGGGCCGAGTGTTTGTAAAGTGGAATCAAAGAGATCAG GCTATGACAATGTTCAGAGGGGAAATTGCAAGTTTAGCGGCAATAAGGAGAACATGTACTGTGCGTGTACCCACTCCCATCACGTTGGCCGAGCTCCCAGCAGGAGGCGCTCTTCTTATTATGAAATGTCTGGAGCTCCGACCTATCTGCAG ATTTGCTGGAAAACTGGGGGAGCAGCTGGCGGATCTACACGTCCATAATATGAGAATGAAAATGCAGCAAAACTGCGGGACTATAGGTGAGCGGACATGGA GACAATGTCCGGACGGTCTGCGGCCCGTGGATAAGTTCGGGTTTCACACTACGACCTGTTGCGGATACATCCCACAG GAGAACGAGTGGCAGGAGGACTGGGCGACCTTCTTTGTGTCTCAGCGTCTGCAGCCGCAAGTCCAGTTGATCGAGAAGGACTATGGGGACCGGACTCTTCTGGGACTGTGGTCTGAGCTGCAG ATGAAGGCCCATAAAGCCTTCAGAGATACTGTCCTCGTTCCCTCTCTCTTACACGGGGACCTATGGGAGGCCAACGTTGCGGAGGATGACCAGGGCCCGGTTCTCTTTGACCCCGCCTCCTTCTATGGACACTCTGAGTTTGACTTGTCGGTGGGTGAGATGTTTGGAGAGCACTGTGAGGACTTCTACCAGGCGTACCACAGGAGGATCCCCAGGTCTCCCGGCTTCGCCCTCCGGCGCCTCCTCTACCAGCTCTTCCACTCCCTGAATAACTGGAACCACTTTGGCGCGGTGTTCAGGAGACGCACCCTGGACCTGGCCAGAACCCTCCTCCAGATCTTGTGA